GCTAAGCAACAGCCCACCAGTTACTCCCTCGAGTGTCCGCGGGCAACTGCTAAACAAGAAAGAGAAAGCATCTTCCTTGGTTGCTTTTAAATACTATGCACTAGTACTTGGGCAATTTAATTTTGCACAATGTGACACCCTGGATCACAACAATAATTGGCATCCAACAGCCTCCAATAGTGCATTGCGGAAGATTGTGAGGCATGCCTCTAAAATGGTGAGGAGTTTCAAAGCAGCTTACGTTTGTTTAAAGAAGTCCGATCAGATATCTAACCCTGTACAGTATTGAGGCATGTAtgtgtgtaaaattatatatatatatatatatatatagtgccttgcaaaagtattcagacccctgaccaattctcccatattaatgaattacaaatggtacattgaaattttgttctgtttgatattttattttaaaacatttaaactcaaactcaattattgtaaggtgacattggttttatgttgggaaatatttttaagaaaaataaaaaactgaaatatcttgcttgcataagtattcaacccttgtgctgtggaagttcccagtttgcaccaatgaaagaaattgccctaacgaggacacaattaccttaccattggcctccacctgtgaaccattaaagttcatgtcacattttctggataaaaaccccactgttgaaggatcattagtaAGGATGTGAATCtcaaggaaaatgaagaccaaagcgcattctacagaagttagagataaagtaatacaaatgcatagattagggaaagggtgcaaaataatatccaagtgtttggatatcccagtgagcacagttggatcaataatcaggaagtggaagctgcatcacaccacccaggcactgccaagaaaaggccgtccctcaaaactcagaactcaaacaagaagaagacttgtgagaaaagccacagaggccaacaatcactttgaaggagctacagagttcagtggctgggagtggagtaatggtgcaccagtcaaccatatcaagagctctgcataacactggcctgtatgggagggtggcaagaaaaaagccattactcaaaaagtaccatctgaaagcaggtctggagtttgccagaaagcatgagagtgacccagctgcgatgtgggaaaaggttttgtggtcagatgagaccaagatagagctttttggccaaaactcaaagacctatgtgtggcgcaaacctaacactgcccatgcctcaagacacaccatccctacagtgaagtatggtggtggcagcatcatgcttctcatcagcagggactgggcatcttgttacaattgaaggaagaatggatggagcaaaatacaggaaaatactgcaagagaatctgcttcagtccgctaaaaaactgaagcttgggaggaaattcacctttcagcaggacaatgatcccaagcacaaggccaaagcaacatcggcgtggctcaagaacaaaaaggtgaatgtcctacagtggcccagtcaaagtcctgatctcaatcccattgaaaatctgtggcactatttgaaaattgcggtccacaaacgtcgtccaaccaacctgaacaacctggagcaaatctgtcaggactaatgggccaaaatcactccgacactgtgtgcaaagctggtacatacttaccccaaaagacttaaagctattattgcagtgaaaggtggctctaccaaatattaatgtgtgggggttgaatacttatgcaagcaagggattttagttttttatttttcttaaaaatatttcccaacataaaaccaacgtcaccttacaataactgagtttgagtttcagtgttttaaaataaaatatcgaacagaacgaaatttcaatgtaccatttgtaattcagtaatatgagagaattggtcaggggtctgaatacttttgcaaggcactgtgtgtgtgtgtttgtgtgtgtgtgtgtgtgtatatatatatatatatatatatatatatatatatatatatatatatatatatatatatataatcttgcaTCAAAAAGCTAAAGTCCACCTTTTTATAATAGCTATCTGTGCTCTCTAGACATGCTCTCAAAGCATTTACCTTATTGATGGGGAAAAGCCTGCTTACAAAAGCAACATTTACCAATCCACGTGTGGCTGGCTGTTCTAGACAGGCAATACATAAACAACATGCTTCTGCTGACAACCTCTCCTAATCCGCCACAACTGGTCTGACTGATTCTCTCATTCATAAACTAAGGGGTGCCAAGAGAGTATCAGCTGATTGATCATCGCCTACTCTTGCTCCCTAATCCTGTTTAATCCAGAAGGTTTCCATGCTCCTGTGCCCGGGTCAGGCTGTCCTTGCGGTGCAGGTGATGGATCCCCATCCGTTTGGGGCTCTTCTGGGGCCTGGAGGAGGTTGTGGTGATATGGTGTACCGGTGGCTTCTCTCCAAACTCCTCCAAACTGGGGAAAGCCCTTGGAGTGACCATTGTCAACTCCTGTGGCAGAATATCCTGCTCCTCTGTGGAGCTCCCAGCAGACTCTATGTCCACATATTCTTTCCTCTTCACCACAGGGCTGATCTTGGTCACGGGGGTGGTAGCAATGTTGGTGTCAATGCTGCCACCATCGTCCTGATTGTCTACAGCCATCAGGAGCCTCTCGCTCTCCTCACGGGAGCAGTCAGTGTTGTAGTGGCCCTTCTTGACCCGGGACTCTGCAACACTGTTATCTGTGTCCAGACTGGACCCACGACTGACAGTCCAGCTGCGTGCCACAGACTCTTCCTTGTCAGAGTAGGCGCCCTgctgctccctcctcctcctcccatcTCCAGGCACAGTCTTACCTTGGAAGCTCCTCTGCAGCTCATTGGCAGTCTCGCTGCTGAAGGAGGTGCGGTTGACCAGAGTGCCCTCAGAAGTGGGAGCCATCTTCTCCACAAACATGCGTTGCCAGTTGGACAGAATGTCCTCCTCTGAGCTGGCCAGGGCGCTGGGGGCCTGTGGTGGGCTGCTGAAGGGGCTGGACTGGTTGGAGCGCAGGTCAGCCATGTCCTGCTGTGGAGGGCAGTGACTGCCACAACCTCCACCGACGCCAGAGGAGGAGGAAGCCCCCGACTGCCAGCCTCCCTCAGACACAGCAGGGCTGTTGGGCATCGTTCTCTGCCGCTCTTCTTCGTCCTCTCCCTGCACCAGGCTGAGGGAGATGGCCTGCCGGGTGGCGTAGGTACAGTTTGGCAGCGGGCTGTTCTTTGGGATCTTCACCTTGTCGTCGGTGGAGAACTCAATGACCTTGCGACCTGGGTAGAGAgggtgggggggtgagggggtggggtACGGGTTCAGCTTCTCAAAGGAGGGCGCCATTGCTTCGTTCCCTCCTTCCTCTCCTGCCAGACTCTCTACGCTGCCCTGCCGGCTGCAGGTCCCATTCTGTTGCTGCTGGTGGGTTCCTCTCACCAAACCCTGCCCAGTGTTGTCCCGACTCTGCCTGTTCCTGTCGGCCTGCTGTCCGGTCATGTCCACGTGCACAAAAACGTCCTCCGCCATAGGGCGCCCTGCGCTGCTGCTCGACTGGGCAGAGTTCAGCACCAAAGGCTCTGGCTTCTCCAGCACCCGGGCAATCACTGCTGTCGGTACCACGTCAGTAGGAGCCAGGCTTGGGGACAAATCTTGCTGGATTTGCCCTGAATCAGGGGGACTGGTCTTCATGTGCTTGTTAACCATGTCTTGTAATTCATaaggaagctgaaaaaaaaaaaaaaaaaaaaaaaaaaaaaaaaaacacaaattgcagGAAGGTTTAAGCATGATAAGAAAAACAGAAGCTTTTAGTCTTGTCAACTAGTAACACGTAGGCATTGAATCACTACAATAAGGCGATGCCTATATGAGCCCCTATTGCTGTAAGGTAAACAGTGCAGACTACCTACCAATCTGTGAACTGCAATAGAATGCTAGCTCAGCAGCACAGTGACCTCCAATTCCCCTAGTCTTAGCTATCTGTAAACTAGGCAGAAGGTCCcaactgtacattaaaaattTGAATTATGCCAACTTAACAGTCCTGCAATGAGAATTGCAGGGTTCCTATAATAGTTCTGCAATGCGAAACAGGATTGGATCAACTGTAAAACAGATGCAACCTGCTAGCATTTACTTTAGATCTTATAGTGTATTGGTTGAACTAGCTGAAAGGGAGCACCTTGTTAATAACAATTATGAGGACCACTTGGAGAATAGAACTTCTCATGAGCATTACTCTAGATCAGTGGTACTCAATTCTGTCCCTCGAGATTCATTCTAAGCAGgtccaaaattagttaattcagtCTAAGCAGACTATTTTAGAACATGCTtgggagtaaaaacctggactggaatggatttTGAAGGTCAGAATTGAGTAGCAATGTTCTAGATGATGATACATTAAGATTCATCCTGGACTCAAGGCCACCAGTCAGACGCTATAACTGACCAAAAATCTCTTCAAGAAAATGCAATCATATCTCAGTCCTGTATGTTTCTCAATACATTGTTTCTGATTGCTTTAAAAATGCAAGTTTAAAGTATTGCTCTATCATGATTACCAGTAATGGTGAATACTCATTCACCATTTTCAAAAAtagctattttgaaaaaaaatattatatatatatatatatatatatatatatatatatatatatatatatatatatatatatatatatatatatatatatatatatgagagagagagagagagatagagagagagagcatacaCAGCAGTCATTCGGACTAGGGACAGACTGTAGAAACACATTAGCAGCTAACATTTTCAGTTTTCCAGTACCCTGGGTCGATACATACATCTAGTACCTGAAAGGGTGGCAATCAATATGAAATAGAAGGACACTTTTTACTGCTGATTTTATTAAAGATTGTATTACATGCACTCAGTTAAAAGGTTAGACTGATGTCCCATCACACAAAAATGCATCTGTATCTCTATAAAATCGGATAAGAAAAAAAAGGGCAGCACACACCTGGAATTTCTAGCCTTTATTTAGCGCACTGATATTTGCAGGAATGAATGGAGCAGGGCTGCGATCGATTGCTGGAAAATGGGCTGAGCGAGTTAGTGATTTCACAGGCCTGTGCATGAAGCTCTAACGATCCTGTTAAGCAGTAATTATATACCCTCTGCTCCCCCTCAGCGGGAGGAAAATAACCAATTCAGTACTTCCACAATAGCCACACTACCATTCCTTTAACAGCAAGGGTGTGTGGTCATTGCATAGCTTTCATTACCCCCTTTGCTTTCTGATTAGCAGACCAGAATAGAGAAATCCATATGGATTCTCTCTTTATTGAAGTCATTTAATAAGGGGTTTGATATCAGCAGGCgcacatgtgtatttatttagtgctACAGGTGAGCGTCTCTGCTTCTCAAATGCTTACATACAGCACCAAACACAAAACGATCAAGATCACTTTCGTGTCGCAATTGAGAATTGTGACTTGTACATGCTCCCCGGGCAAAGTTCATTAGGACCAGCAAAGGAAGCATAAACCTGTTGCATACGCAGAGAATCCAGTGtcattacattataaaaacaggaCTCaaccaattcaaaatgaaaacatcagCAGAAATATGAAAGGACTTGAAAGAAAGTTCTTATGCTAATGAGGTTATTGCCTCTAAGGTATGATTTGCAGAAAGAGATATTGATTAGAGATATAACAGTTTCTATAGCATCGCTCATAAGTGTATGTACGATTTTGAGAGTAAGGTTATCTTACAAACAACTGTCACATGAACATGCTAAAAGAACTCCAAAACTCTGCTTTACACATCTAAGAGATACTACATGCTAGGTTACAACTATGGTCCAGCAATGTTTCAAATTTGTAAGGTCATTTGTGGCAACGCCCCTTTTCTGTTATGTACCTTTGGTCAGATTTAAAACAATTGTAGGAAACATCCAACCAATATAAGCTACTGTCCAGAAATGCCCTCCTTCTGCCAGTTAGCTTTTACCCAGAGAAAACagctaggtgttttttttttgtttgcttgttttttttttaaaaagat
The Polyodon spathula isolate WHYD16114869_AA chromosome 5, ASM1765450v1, whole genome shotgun sequence DNA segment above includes these coding regions:
- the LOC121315685 gene encoding tight junction-associated protein 1-like; translated protein: MTSAAPVRKPYRKAPPQHREIRHDLPVFRDELDGVIALSPAEQCQESLSDMDRIKVLQQQNEDLRRRLAYTTRKMETEFESSRHYMEAEMGRTKDELEKMKDKFRRLQNSYTASQRTNQDLEDKLHALLRKVENDKKTMDQETVELTNKLMDAKNTIDKLEELNERYRQDCNLAVQLLKCNKSHFRNHKFADLPYELQDMVNKHMKTSPPDSGQIQQDLSPSLAPTDVVPTAVIARVLEKPEPLVLNSAQSSSSAGRPMAEDVFVHVDMTGQQADRNRQSRDNTGQGLVRGTHQQQQNGTCSRQGSVESLAGEEGGNEAMAPSFEKLNPYPTPSPPHPLYPGRKVIEFSTDDKVKIPKNSPLPNCTYATRQAISLSLVQGEDEEERQRTMPNSPAVSEGGWQSGASSSSGVGGGCGSHCPPQQDMADLRSNQSSPFSSPPQAPSALASSEEDILSNWQRMFVEKMAPTSEGTLVNRTSFSSETANELQRSFQGKTVPGDGRRRREQQGAYSDKEESVARSWTVSRGSSLDTDNSVAESRVKKGHYNTDCSREESERLLMAVDNQDDGGSIDTNIATTPVTKISPVVKRKEYVDIESAGSSTEEQDILPQELTMVTPRAFPSLEEFGEKPPVHHITTTSSRPQKSPKRMGIHHLHRKDSLTRAQEHGNLLD